A genomic window from Glaciihabitans sp. INWT7 includes:
- a CDS encoding oxidoreductase, translating into MLAIPDMLLAILALALLAGVIVSSAALVRRRYSYETWHLMHLLSYAAVLASVPHHLSIGSVLSPFSFERVYWLALYILAFGAILTHRLAEPLVSSIRHRLRVDRMQPEAPGVVSIYLSGRRLRSLESVGGQFFVWRFWTAGTWWHSHPISLSSVATDTQLRITVRDLGGGSRSISSVPAGTRVWFEGPYGIFTDAGRTAPKLAIVVAGIGITPVRAMLEDSVLKPGEATILLRASTIDDTFLWGEIDELARQKGVAVTTMIGPRARTGPGWMTQADADRGLTLLGVFPDLLESDIYLCGPTSWLNVVEADARAAGISEHQIHAERFDW; encoded by the coding sequence ATGCTGGCCATCCCCGACATGCTCCTCGCGATCCTCGCTCTCGCGCTGCTGGCCGGGGTGATCGTGAGTTCGGCGGCCCTGGTGCGACGCCGGTACAGCTATGAGACCTGGCACCTCATGCACCTGCTGAGTTACGCCGCGGTGCTGGCATCCGTTCCCCACCACCTGAGCATCGGCAGCGTGCTGTCGCCCTTCAGCTTCGAGCGGGTCTACTGGCTCGCGCTCTACATCCTCGCGTTCGGCGCGATCCTCACCCATCGGCTCGCCGAGCCGCTGGTTTCGAGTATTCGGCACCGTCTGCGGGTCGATCGGATGCAACCGGAGGCTCCCGGGGTCGTATCGATCTACCTCTCCGGCCGCAGATTGAGGTCGCTCGAATCGGTGGGGGGCCAGTTCTTCGTCTGGAGGTTCTGGACGGCGGGCACCTGGTGGCACTCGCATCCCATCTCGCTCTCTTCCGTGGCGACCGACACCCAGCTGCGCATCACCGTGCGCGACCTCGGAGGGGGAAGCAGGAGCATCAGTTCCGTCCCCGCCGGCACGCGGGTGTGGTTCGAGGGTCCCTATGGCATCTTCACGGATGCCGGACGCACGGCGCCGAAGCTTGCCATCGTCGTCGCCGGCATCGGCATCACCCCGGTGCGGGCCATGCTCGAAGACTCGGTGCTGAAGCCCGGGGAGGCCACGATCCTGCTGCGTGCCTCTACCATCGATGACACCTTCCTCTGGGGCGAGATCGACGAGCTCGCCCGGCAGAAGGGAGTCGCCGTCACGACGATGATCGGGCCGCGGGCGCGCACCGGACCCGGCTGGATGACCCAGGCCGACGCCGACCGCGGACTCACCCTCCTGGGAGTCTTTCCCGATCTGCTGGAAAGCGACATCTACCTCTGCGGACCCACCTCGTGGCTCAATGTCGTGGAAGCGGATGCCCGCGCCGCCGGAATCTCCGAACACCAGATCCACGCCGAACGGTTCGACTGGTGA
- a CDS encoding ferric reductase-like transmembrane domain-containing protein: MAIDSQRSSRLSTPGIDHPAHYRRRARVGDALGTALWLTSAFAVALFLLSGGTARFASVADAVTSVGIATGLVGTNLVLAMLLLAARVPFIDHAIGHDRAIAVHRALGKPAFFLLLGHGVILLIGYGLSSGLNPVAEIGRDCPEFS; this comes from the coding sequence ATGGCGATCGACTCGCAGCGGAGTTCGCGACTATCCACTCCCGGTATCGACCACCCTGCCCATTATCGGCGACGGGCACGCGTGGGGGACGCCCTCGGCACTGCCCTCTGGCTCACGTCCGCATTCGCCGTCGCCCTCTTCCTCCTGTCCGGGGGCACCGCCCGGTTCGCATCGGTCGCGGATGCCGTCACGAGCGTGGGGATCGCGACCGGACTCGTCGGCACCAACCTGGTTCTGGCGATGCTGCTCCTTGCGGCGCGAGTGCCGTTCATCGACCACGCGATCGGCCACGACCGGGCGATCGCCGTGCACCGGGCCCTGGGAAAGCCGGCCTTCTTCCTCCTACTCGGCCACGGAGTCATCCTGCTCATCGGCTATGGACTGAGTTCCGGACTCAACCCCGTAGCCGAGATCGGTCGGGACTGCCCCGAGTTCAGTTGA
- a CDS encoding 2-deoxy-5-keto-D-gluconate 6-phosphate aldolase domain-containing protein — MNSNSDLLILAMDHRDSLLRDLYGIDGAPTREQITTISAHKALIFDGLLKAIEGGVDASRVGVLVDERYGAAVAVRAKEAGIDLAMPIERSGEPLFMLEYGTFGDSEWLRHVQEFAPAQVKVLVRDNPHGSFNRVLQFDRLITVSNALRAAGRTFMIELLVPATPPQLESVGSDALRYDREVRAGLTVQVIEEMQAEGIEPQIWKIEGLESEQDARAVVAAAQRDGRAAVSCIVLGRDASRPRLDHWLSVASVVEGFRGFAIGRSIWENPLSDHLAGTASESQLVQLVADNYTHFVHAWDS; from the coding sequence GTGAACTCGAATTCGGACCTGCTCATCCTCGCGATGGATCATCGCGATTCGCTCCTGCGCGATCTCTACGGCATCGACGGCGCTCCCACGAGGGAGCAGATCACCACGATCTCCGCCCACAAGGCGCTCATCTTCGATGGGTTGCTGAAGGCGATCGAGGGCGGGGTGGATGCCTCGCGTGTCGGCGTCCTCGTCGATGAGCGGTACGGGGCGGCCGTAGCCGTTCGGGCGAAGGAGGCCGGTATCGACCTTGCCATGCCGATCGAGCGCAGCGGGGAGCCGCTTTTCATGCTCGAATACGGCACCTTCGGAGACTCTGAGTGGCTGCGACACGTGCAGGAGTTCGCCCCGGCCCAGGTGAAGGTTCTGGTGCGCGACAACCCTCACGGGTCATTCAACCGCGTGCTGCAGTTCGACCGTCTCATCACGGTGTCGAATGCTCTTCGGGCGGCCGGCCGCACCTTCATGATCGAACTCCTGGTTCCCGCTACACCGCCGCAACTCGAATCGGTCGGATCGGATGCCCTCCGCTATGACCGCGAAGTCCGGGCCGGCCTGACGGTCCAGGTGATCGAAGAGATGCAGGCTGAGGGGATCGAGCCGCAGATCTGGAAGATCGAGGGACTGGAGTCGGAGCAGGACGCCCGCGCCGTGGTCGCGGCGGCACAGCGCGACGGCCGCGCTGCGGTGAGTTGCATCGTGCTGGGGAGGGACGCCTCCCGGCCGCGGCTCGATCACTGGCTCAGCGTGGCATCCGTCGTCGAGGGCTTCCGGGGCTTCGCGATCGGCCGGAGCATCTGGGAGAACCCGCTGTCGGATCACCTGGCCGGAACGGCATCCGAGTCGCAGCTCGTTCAGCTGGTCGCCGACAACTACACGCACTTCGTGCACGCCTGGGACAGCTGA
- a CDS encoding universal stress protein yields the protein MSDTSPATTTAAAPVFTVPVGSIVVGHDGSKDSDHALAVAFDFAAKLQVEIVVVRTWSIDTAPHGALYNDGYVASFDEVTETVRKMLVADTASIAARHPDVTLQVRAALAQPAQLLTQLAAHALMLVVGPRGLGGFAGLLLGSVSSHCVQLATCPVLVVPTR from the coding sequence ATGAGTGACACCAGCCCCGCAACGACTACTGCCGCGGCACCGGTCTTCACCGTCCCGGTCGGCAGCATCGTGGTCGGGCATGACGGATCGAAAGACTCGGACCATGCCCTCGCGGTCGCCTTCGACTTCGCCGCCAAACTCCAAGTCGAGATCGTGGTGGTGCGCACCTGGAGCATCGACACGGCTCCCCACGGCGCCCTGTACAACGACGGCTATGTCGCCTCCTTCGACGAGGTGACGGAGACGGTGCGGAAGATGCTTGTCGCCGACACCGCGAGCATCGCCGCCCGTCACCCGGACGTGACCCTGCAGGTGCGCGCCGCGCTGGCGCAACCGGCGCAACTGCTCACCCAACTGGCCGCGCACGCCCTCATGCTGGTGGTCGGTCCTCGCGGACTCGGCGGGTTCGCCGGGCTGCTTCTCGGATCGGTCAGCAGCCACTGCGTGCAGCTGGCGACCTGCCCGGTACTCGTCGTGCCGACGCGCTGA
- the nadD gene encoding nicotinate-nucleotide adenylyltransferase: MAQSATKRPKIGVMGGTFDPIHHGHLVAASEVAQSFGLDEVVFVPTGMPYQKPGATSSEHRYLMTVIATAANPNFTVSRVDIDRHGPTYTIDTLRDLHAERPEAELFFISGADAITQILDWKDVAELWSLAHFVAVTRPGHSLTISGLPESDVSLLEVPALAISSTDCRSRVSRGYPVWYLVPDGVVQYISKHHLYRSLT; the protein is encoded by the coding sequence ATGGCGCAGAGCGCGACGAAGCGCCCGAAGATCGGTGTGATGGGCGGTACTTTCGACCCCATCCATCACGGGCACCTCGTGGCAGCGAGCGAGGTGGCGCAGTCATTCGGCCTCGACGAGGTGGTGTTCGTGCCGACCGGCATGCCCTATCAGAAGCCGGGTGCCACCTCGAGCGAGCACCGCTACCTGATGACGGTGATCGCCACCGCGGCGAACCCCAACTTCACAGTGAGCCGGGTGGACATCGACCGCCATGGACCCACGTACACGATCGACACGCTTCGCGACCTGCATGCGGAGCGACCGGAAGCCGAGCTCTTCTTCATCTCCGGCGCGGACGCCATCACCCAAATTCTTGACTGGAAAGACGTGGCCGAACTCTGGTCACTCGCCCACTTCGTCGCGGTCACGCGACCGGGCCACTCGCTCACTATTTCCGGTTTGCCCGAGTCGGACGTAAGCTTGTTGGAAGTGCCCGCGCTCGCAATCTCCTCCACCGATTGTCGAAGCCGGGTCAGCCGGGGATACCCGGTGTGGTATTTGGTCCCCGATGGTGTTGTTCAATACATCTCCAAACATCACTTGTATCGGAGTCTGACATGA
- a CDS encoding LCP family protein codes for MGRRSAVTGSRSSRPHAPIRHGRLHRSHPIASIAKVLAAMVAVVAVSGTAVGAFAVYGTVSNIKPGIHLTHAVGAKPAPEAPSVGPIDGEVNMLLAGTDTRTGQAGYQTKAQLAGSSGIGNNDVTMLLHVSADHTSATVVSFPRDMVNIPMCGRSTSPAMFNSTLSRGLSCTVQTVEKMTGLSIPYAGVITFDGVTGMSNAVGGVTVCLATPVKDPYTDPQLNLPAGQQSLVGAEALSFLRSRHGVGDGSDLGRISNQQVFLSALTRKITSDGVLSNPVTLYKLANAALSNVQLSDTLTNPTTLMSIALALKGIDLSNIVFVQYPTGADPANPNRVVPLVTPAAALATALQSDQPITLTGKLGRAAIADPTAPVAGTPAPTASTDPSASATPGPGSIALPSTISGQSADQTTCTQGFTNRK; via the coding sequence ATGGGTCGTCGAAGCGCCGTAACAGGCTCTCGTTCGTCGCGCCCGCATGCGCCCATCCGTCACGGACGGCTGCACCGCTCGCACCCCATCGCCTCGATCGCCAAAGTGCTCGCCGCGATGGTCGCCGTCGTGGCCGTCAGCGGAACCGCCGTCGGCGCCTTTGCCGTATACGGCACCGTCTCGAACATCAAGCCGGGCATCCACCTCACCCACGCCGTCGGGGCCAAGCCCGCGCCAGAGGCACCGTCGGTCGGCCCCATCGATGGCGAGGTCAATATGCTTCTCGCCGGCACCGATACCCGCACGGGCCAGGCCGGCTACCAGACCAAAGCCCAGCTGGCCGGAAGCTCCGGCATCGGCAACAACGACGTCACGATGTTGCTTCACGTCTCCGCCGATCACACGAGCGCGACCGTCGTGAGCTTCCCGCGCGACATGGTGAACATCCCGATGTGCGGCCGCAGCACCTCCCCGGCCATGTTCAACTCGACGCTCTCCCGGGGGCTCTCCTGCACAGTGCAGACCGTCGAGAAGATGACCGGCCTCTCGATTCCCTACGCCGGCGTCATCACCTTCGACGGCGTCACCGGCATGTCGAACGCGGTCGGAGGTGTCACCGTCTGTCTCGCAACCCCGGTGAAGGACCCCTACACCGATCCTCAGCTCAATCTGCCGGCCGGACAGCAGAGCCTGGTGGGCGCCGAAGCCCTGTCGTTCCTGCGGAGCCGGCACGGCGTCGGCGACGGCAGCGACCTCGGGCGCATCAGCAATCAGCAGGTCTTCCTCTCGGCCCTCACGCGCAAGATCACCAGTGACGGCGTGCTCAGCAACCCGGTCACGCTCTACAAGCTGGCGAACGCGGCCCTGTCAAACGTGCAGCTCTCGGACACCCTCACCAACCCGACCACGCTGATGTCGATCGCGCTGGCGCTCAAGGGCATCGACCTCAGCAACATCGTCTTCGTGCAGTACCCCACCGGAGCCGATCCCGCCAACCCCAACCGGGTCGTCCCCCTCGTGACCCCTGCGGCCGCCCTGGCCACGGCGCTGCAGTCGGACCAGCCGATAACGCTCACCGGCAAGCTCGGGCGCGCTGCGATCGCCGACCCGACCGCGCCAGTGGCTGGCACTCCGGCACCGACCGCATCCACGGATCCCTCGGCGAGCGCCACCCCGGGCCCGGGTTCGATCGCCCTGCCGTCGACCATTTCCGGCCAGAGCGCAGACCAGACCACCTGCACCCAGGGCTTCACGAACAGGAAGTAG
- a CDS encoding FMN-binding protein yields MRARATVVGALGSAAILAVAWQVGSSIDAASGGPAGVGAASTSKPAASAASSGSFTGASENTRYGSVQVKIVVAGGKITDVVPVHLTDRGGRSVQLSNRAAPILRAEVLKSQSAKVASVGGATYTTDAYLLSLQSALDQAGL; encoded by the coding sequence GTGAGGGCGCGCGCAACAGTCGTCGGGGCGCTGGGCTCTGCAGCGATCCTCGCCGTCGCCTGGCAGGTGGGCAGCTCGATCGACGCCGCGAGCGGAGGTCCCGCGGGGGTCGGTGCGGCCTCCACTTCGAAGCCCGCCGCGAGTGCAGCATCCAGCGGCAGCTTCACCGGTGCCTCCGAGAACACCCGTTACGGCAGCGTGCAGGTGAAGATCGTGGTCGCGGGAGGCAAGATCACCGATGTGGTGCCCGTGCACCTCACCGACAGAGGCGGTCGCTCGGTGCAGCTGAGCAACCGGGCCGCTCCGATCCTGCGCGCGGAAGTGCTGAAATCCCAGTCGGCGAAAGTCGCGAGCGTCGGAGGCGCGACCTACACGACCGACGCGTACCTGCTGTCCCTGCAATCGGCACTCGACCAGGCGGGGCTCTAG
- the rsfS gene encoding ribosome silencing factor: MTATDHARELLQIAAAAADSKQAEDLVALDVSGPLPLTDVFLLATGRNERNVVAIASEIEDKLIEHGSKPLRREGRAEGRWILLDFGDLVVHVFHEEDRMYYSLERLWKDCPVIPIDLPVRESAE; encoded by the coding sequence GTGACTGCGACCGACCACGCCCGCGAACTCCTCCAGATCGCTGCGGCCGCCGCAGACTCGAAGCAAGCCGAAGATCTCGTGGCGCTCGATGTCTCCGGTCCACTTCCCCTCACGGATGTCTTCCTGCTCGCCACCGGGCGCAACGAACGCAACGTCGTCGCCATCGCGAGCGAGATCGAAGACAAGCTGATCGAACACGGTTCGAAGCCCCTCCGCCGCGAGGGCCGGGCTGAGGGACGCTGGATCTTGCTCGATTTCGGCGATCTCGTGGTGCACGTCTTCCACGAGGAGGACCGCATGTACTACTCCCTCGAACGTCTCTGGAAGGACTGCCCAGTGATCCCGATCGATCTTCCGGTGCGCGAGTCCGCCGAATAG
- a CDS encoding IS3 family transposase (programmed frameshift), giving the protein MPKPYPPEFRRDVVAVARKHEAPLNQIAKDFGISESCLAYWLKKADVEEGVKPGVTEKESAELREARKRIRLLEQEAEVMRRAVAYLSRDVNPKMMYPLVRELAVDGVPVTVTCRVLRFSKQAFYQWLRNPVSQRDWDDAHLTNAAWDAHRDDPAFGYRFISDELNQAGLKAGENRVWRLCSQQRLWSVFAKKRGLRGKAGPPVHDDHVQRNFTATRPNQLWLTDITEHRTDEGKIYLCAIKDVWSNKIVGYSIDSRMKASLAVAAARNAIGQRDIAGTILHSDRGSQFRSNAFVRVLKNNAITGSMGRVGACGDNAAMESFFALLQKNVLDRQRWATREELRLAIVVWIERTYHRKRRQRRLGKLTPIEFETINMALNAA; this is encoded by the exons ATGCCCAAGCCCTACCCGCCCGAGTTCCGCCGCGATGTTGTCGCGGTCGCTCGCAAGCACGAAGCCCCGCTGAACCAGATCGCGAAGGACTTCGGAATTTCGGAGTCGTGTCTGGCGTACTGGCTGAAGAAAGCCGACGTCGAAGAGGGGGTGAAGCCTGGCGTGACGGAGAAGGAGTCGGCTGAGCTGCGGGAGGCGCGGAAACGGATCCGGCTGCTGGAGCAGGAAGCCGAGGTAATGCGCCGCGCCGTCGCCTACCTCTCCCGGGATGTCAACCCAA AAATGATGTACCCGCTGGTCCGCGAACTGGCCGTCGACGGAGTCCCCGTCACGGTGACCTGCCGGGTATTGCGCTTCTCCAAACAAGCCTTCTATCAGTGGCTCCGAAACCCCGTCTCGCAACGTGATTGGGACGACGCTCACCTGACCAACGCGGCGTGGGACGCCCACCGGGACGACCCCGCGTTCGGCTACCGGTTCATCAGCGACGAACTCAACCAGGCTGGCCTGAAGGCGGGCGAGAACCGGGTTTGGCGGCTCTGCTCCCAGCAGCGGCTCTGGTCCGTGTTCGCGAAGAAACGCGGCCTGAGGGGCAAAGCCGGCCCGCCCGTGCATGACGACCATGTCCAGCGGAACTTCACCGCGACACGCCCTAACCAGCTGTGGTTGACGGACATCACCGAGCATCGCACCGACGAAGGCAAAATCTACCTCTGCGCGATCAAGGACGTGTGGTCGAACAAGATCGTCGGCTACTCCATCGACTCCCGAATGAAAGCATCCCTGGCGGTCGCTGCGGCCCGCAACGCAATCGGGCAACGCGACATCGCCGGCACGATTCTGCACTCCGACCGCGGCTCTCAATTCCGCTCCAACGCCTTCGTGCGGGTGTTGAAGAACAACGCCATCACCGGGTCGATGGGCCGCGTCGGCGCATGCGGCGACAACGCCGCGATGGAGTCCTTCTTCGCCCTCCTGCAAAAGAACGTCCTCGACCGGCAACGATGGGCCACGAGGGAAGAGCTACGCCTCGCGATCGTGGTCTGGATCGAGCGAACCTACCATCGCAAGCGTCGGCAACGCCGCCTCGGCAAACTCACCCCGATCGAGTTTGAGACAATAAACATGGCCCTCAACGCCGCGTGA
- a CDS encoding antibiotic biosynthesis monooxygenase, giving the protein MSAEPITVSITRVVSPDRAREVAAWARAGQDLLSTSPGYLGSGWVRPDPESHEWHMLYRFADAADLALWERSPEREWWIASALGLVEHAREEKRTGIEGWFDEPSTVEVLESAPFAPPRWKQLVSIFIAFYPLSLLANWLLAPLTGPWPLPLRVLVLVAVVAPIMTYLALPFVTRALRPWLLRGPR; this is encoded by the coding sequence ATGTCAGCAGAACCGATCACCGTCTCGATAACCCGCGTCGTCTCGCCCGATCGCGCGAGGGAGGTCGCCGCCTGGGCGCGTGCCGGCCAGGACCTCCTCAGCACGAGCCCCGGCTACCTCGGCTCGGGGTGGGTACGCCCGGATCCGGAGTCGCATGAGTGGCACATGCTCTACCGGTTCGCGGACGCCGCAGACCTCGCACTGTGGGAGCGGTCACCGGAACGCGAGTGGTGGATCGCCAGTGCCCTCGGTCTCGTGGAACATGCCCGGGAGGAGAAGCGCACCGGTATCGAGGGCTGGTTCGATGAACCCTCGACGGTCGAGGTGCTCGAGTCCGCGCCATTCGCACCCCCGCGTTGGAAACAGCTGGTGAGCATCTTCATCGCGTTCTATCCGCTGAGCCTGCTCGCCAACTGGCTGCTGGCTCCGCTCACCGGCCCTTGGCCGCTTCCGCTTCGCGTGCTCGTGCTCGTCGCGGTGGTCGCGCCGATCATGACCTACCTCGCACTGCCGTTCGTGACCCGCGCGCTGCGACCCTGGCTGCTGCGTGGGCCGCGTTAG
- a CDS encoding GAF domain-containing serine/threonine-protein kinase: MVVPAAGNMAGRLLGARYRVESAIGFGGMATVYRATDEVLGRAVAVKLFDSSSLDPARQESELAVLASLDHHGVVNLYDAGLDTDDSGRTRRFLIMALVTGQNLHERIQVSPIASRHIAEIGYDMAEALEYIHARNVLHRDIKPSNILLVDYGNDAPRARAKLTDFGIALSDDIERMTAEGETTGTAAYLSPEQVTGTPLTAASDVYSLGLVLLQSFTRAIEFPGSMVESAMARLSRDPVIPAFLPDHWSDLLSAMTARDPAQRPAGRELVSLLRQTVIADSARHKDAESDTFYPGDLHASSGRSAILDTIPDEALHRVTAMAARLFSAPISIVSVVDHDRTWFRSHYGPEVEQIARSVDLRTATIPHAEPVIIEDGQSDPRSQDSYLVTGPLGLRFYVGVPLKRADGQTIGTLSVLDFVPRSASDAEVANLEDLAALVVAQLETRHEGLRTVEMTGPMMAVVPQPDGPSAIRQV, translated from the coding sequence ATGGTGGTTCCAGCAGCAGGGAACATGGCGGGCCGGCTGCTCGGGGCACGCTATCGCGTCGAATCCGCCATCGGATTCGGCGGAATGGCCACGGTCTACCGGGCGACCGACGAGGTGCTCGGTCGCGCCGTCGCGGTGAAGCTGTTCGATTCGAGCAGCCTCGATCCGGCTCGACAGGAGAGCGAACTCGCCGTGCTGGCAAGTCTCGACCATCACGGGGTGGTGAACCTCTACGACGCCGGTCTCGACACCGACGATTCCGGCCGCACCCGCCGTTTCCTGATCATGGCGCTGGTCACCGGCCAGAACCTCCATGAGCGCATCCAGGTCTCCCCCATCGCCTCCCGGCACATCGCCGAGATCGGTTACGACATGGCGGAGGCGCTCGAGTACATCCACGCCCGCAATGTGCTTCATCGCGACATCAAGCCGTCCAACATCCTCCTCGTCGACTACGGCAATGACGCGCCCCGGGCGCGGGCAAAGCTGACCGATTTCGGAATCGCCCTCTCCGACGACATCGAGCGGATGACCGCAGAGGGAGAGACCACCGGCACCGCCGCGTATCTCAGCCCCGAGCAGGTCACCGGCACCCCGCTCACCGCGGCGAGTGATGTGTACTCCCTCGGTCTGGTGCTCCTGCAGAGCTTCACCCGTGCCATCGAGTTTCCCGGATCGATGGTGGAATCGGCGATGGCGCGCCTCTCCCGCGACCCGGTCATCCCGGCATTCTTGCCCGACCACTGGAGCGACCTGCTCTCCGCGATGACGGCGCGGGACCCCGCACAGCGTCCGGCCGGTCGGGAGCTCGTCTCCCTGCTGCGCCAAACGGTCATCGCCGACAGCGCGCGGCACAAGGATGCCGAGTCCGACACCTTCTACCCCGGAGACCTACATGCCTCGAGCGGTCGCTCCGCGATCCTCGACACGATCCCGGATGAGGCGCTCCATCGCGTCACGGCCATGGCGGCGCGGCTGTTCTCCGCCCCGATCTCGATAGTGAGCGTCGTGGATCACGACCGCACCTGGTTTCGGTCGCACTACGGACCGGAGGTCGAACAGATCGCGCGATCCGTCGACCTCCGGACCGCGACGATCCCGCATGCCGAGCCGGTGATCATCGAAGACGGCCAGAGTGACCCTCGATCGCAGGACAGCTACCTGGTCACCGGGCCTCTCGGCCTGCGTTTCTATGTCGGGGTGCCCCTGAAGCGGGCCGACGGGCAGACCATCGGCACCCTGTCCGTGCTGGATTTCGTGCCGCGTTCGGCATCGGATGCCGAGGTGGCGAATCTCGAGGACCTCGCGGCCCTCGTGGTGGCCCAGTTGGAAACCCGCCACGAGGGTCTTCGCACCGTCGAGATGACCGGACCGATGATGGCCGTGGTGCCGCAACCCGATGGACCGTCCGCGATCCGTCAGGTCTGA
- a CDS encoding heavy metal translocating P-type ATPase yields MPRHPDRPRNLLHAAMGFGRRYPVVSLTVLVGVVGMIVWFVGLVDITRWLFSIFAIVVAGIEAVAMAKQLRKGIVGIDILAIVAIVATVLVGEFFASIIIVLMVSGGKALEDFAQGRARRELDALLDREPQVAHRTHADSADIDDIPAGDVVVGDLILVRSGEVVPVDGELVSASAAFDESSLTGESLPVTRMAGETVLSGSVNGVTATTIVATALARDSQFQAIVALVAAASTNRAPVVRLADRYAIPFTVISLLIGAVAWIVSGDPVRFAEVLVLATPCPLVLAAPVAFMGGMSRAAHHGIIVKGGGVLETLARVRTAVFDKTGTLTIGAPTVTRILPRDPWDETQLLARVASAERFSSHVLAASLVASAADRGLVLPSAENAVEVAAQGVSATIDGQRIEIGTLAFAAAAAPGVEAVDLAAGELAIYVAIGGRFAGVVVASDPVRDNARSTIEQLGMLGVHETVMLTGDANATAAHVASAVGISRFTADCLPIDKVTAVRDIPSRPVLMIGDGVNDAPVLAAADVGIAMGARGATAASESAAAVILLDDISVVALAVRIGQDTVRIALQSIWLGIALSIGLMLIAAFGVIPATLGAGIQEVVDLATILNALRAIRPTEHTDRAQPALVAPTPQHPHPTEGAQP; encoded by the coding sequence GTGCCGCGACACCCGGATCGACCGAGAAACCTGCTTCACGCGGCGATGGGGTTCGGCCGCCGCTATCCGGTCGTGTCGCTCACGGTTCTCGTCGGTGTCGTAGGCATGATCGTCTGGTTCGTCGGTCTGGTGGACATCACCCGGTGGCTGTTCAGCATCTTCGCGATCGTGGTCGCCGGCATCGAGGCCGTCGCGATGGCGAAGCAACTGCGCAAGGGAATCGTCGGCATCGACATCCTGGCCATTGTGGCGATCGTGGCCACCGTGCTGGTCGGAGAATTCTTCGCGAGCATCATCATCGTGCTGATGGTGTCGGGGGGCAAAGCCCTCGAGGACTTCGCCCAGGGCCGGGCTCGTCGCGAGCTGGATGCGCTGCTCGACCGGGAGCCGCAGGTCGCGCACCGCACACACGCCGACTCCGCTGACATCGACGACATTCCCGCGGGCGACGTGGTCGTCGGTGACCTGATCCTCGTGCGCTCCGGCGAGGTGGTTCCCGTCGACGGAGAGCTGGTGTCTGCCAGCGCGGCCTTCGATGAATCCTCCCTCACCGGAGAGAGCCTGCCGGTGACCCGCATGGCGGGAGAGACGGTGTTGAGCGGCTCGGTGAACGGGGTGACCGCGACGACCATCGTGGCGACCGCCCTGGCCCGCGACAGTCAATTCCAGGCGATCGTGGCGCTGGTCGCAGCGGCGTCGACCAATCGGGCGCCCGTGGTGCGCCTGGCCGATCGCTACGCCATCCCCTTCACTGTCATCTCGCTGCTCATCGGTGCCGTGGCCTGGATTGTCTCCGGCGACCCGGTGCGCTTCGCCGAGGTGCTCGTGCTCGCCACGCCGTGCCCGCTCGTACTCGCCGCACCGGTCGCATTCATGGGGGGAATGAGCCGGGCCGCCCACCACGGAATCATCGTGAAGGGCGGCGGGGTGCTTGAAACCCTTGCCCGGGTGCGCACCGCCGTGTTCGACAAGACGGGCACGCTCACGATCGGCGCGCCCACCGTGACGCGGATCCTGCCGCGCGATCCCTGGGACGAAACGCAACTTCTCGCCCGGGTGGCTTCGGCCGAGCGCTTCTCTTCACACGTGCTCGCGGCCTCCCTCGTGGCCTCGGCAGCGGACCGCGGACTGGTGCTGCCCTCTGCCGAGAACGCCGTGGAGGTGGCCGCACAGGGCGTCTCGGCCACGATCGACGGTCAGCGAATCGAGATCGGAACACTCGCCTTCGCCGCTGCTGCGGCACCTGGCGTCGAAGCCGTGGATCTGGCTGCGGGGGAGTTGGCGATCTACGTCGCGATCGGCGGTCGTTTCGCCGGCGTGGTCGTCGCGAGCGACCCCGTGCGCGACAACGCGAGGTCCACCATCGAGCAATTGGGAATGCTCGGCGTGCACGAGACCGTGATGCTCACCGGAGACGCCAACGCCACCGCGGCCCACGTGGCTTCCGCGGTCGGCATCTCCCGATTCACCGCCGATTGCCTGCCGATCGACAAGGTCACCGCCGTGCGGGACATCCCCTCGCGGCCGGTGCTCATGATCGGGGATGGGGTCAACGATGCACCCGTGCTCGCCGCGGCGGATGTCGGCATCGCCATGGGAGCGCGCGGCGCGACCGCCGCGAGCGAGTCCGCGGCCGCCGTGATCCTGCTCGACGACATCTCCGTGGTGGCCCTCGCCGTGAGGATCGGCCAGGACACCGTGCGCATAGCCCTGCAGAGCATCTGGCTGGGCATCGCGCTGAGCATCGGACTTATGCTCATCGCCGCCTTCGGCGTGATCCCGGCCACCCTCGGCGCAGGAATCCAGGAGGTCGTCGACCTCGCGACCATTCTCAACGCCCTGCGGGCGATCCGACCGACAGAGCACACCGACCGAGCCCAGCCGGCTCTCGTCGCCCCCACCCCACAGCATCCCCACCCCACAGAAGGAGCACAGCCATGA